The window TCCTCGCCGGTCCGCACCGCGTCGGTCACATCCAGAGCGAACGGCGACTCGCCCCCTTCGTGTCCGCCGACAACCGCGCCGTTGAGCCACACCTCCGCCAGGTAGTGCACCGCGCCGAAGCGCAGCAACAGCCGATGGTCCCCATCCGCCTTCAATTGCGTTCGGAACTCATGCCAGTACCAGCTCACCCCGTGATGGTCCGGAAAAACCTGCTGAACAACACCCGGCACCGGGGCATCCTGCGCCTCCGGCCGGGGAGACTGGAACCAAGCCTGCGAACGGCCTCGATTATCCGGATCCGGCAGTAGTTTCCACAAGCCTGTCAGTTCCTGGAGCATCGTTGAACTCCTCTTCGCTTACTTCTCCGCGGGAAGGAAGCTCTTCGTGTTCCTGTTCTTGTCACTCCGGCCAGTGCGGCCGGTGTTTGGCCAGGGTCGA of the Phycisphaerae bacterium genome contains:
- a CDS encoding beta-galactosidase yields the protein MLQELTGLWKLLPDPDNRGRSQAWFQSPRPEAQDAPVPGVVQQVFPDHHGVSWYWHEFRTQLKADGDHRLLLRFGAVHYLAEVWLNGAVVGGHEGGESPFALDVTDAVRTGE